Proteins encoded within one genomic window of Sphingosinicella ginsenosidimutans:
- a CDS encoding TetR/AcrR family transcriptional regulator codes for MTPHTGSKLAELEPAGMAPPEAGLQQRKSAETRITILDAAVDCLASHGYARTTTQLIAKVAKVSRGAMLHHYATKQELIESVTDYAFYRHMEEFVRAVRELSEVERTRRNVGILIDWRLYLSREYSAYLELTVAARTDAELKATFIPKARRHDRVWRDELARVFPEWASDPELLSRSRRLVQSVMSGMVLNRDIWEDPAMEKSLLAFLSHALVQVRDGALDWPDGTDLDI; via the coding sequence ATGACGCCGCACACTGGATCGAAACTGGCCGAGCTGGAGCCGGCCGGCATGGCGCCGCCGGAAGCGGGGCTGCAGCAGCGCAAGAGCGCGGAAACGCGGATCACCATTCTGGACGCCGCGGTCGACTGCCTCGCGAGCCACGGCTATGCGCGCACGACGACGCAACTGATCGCCAAGGTCGCGAAGGTGTCGCGGGGCGCGATGCTGCATCACTATGCCACCAAGCAGGAACTGATCGAATCGGTCACCGATTACGCCTTCTATCGGCATATGGAGGAGTTCGTCCGCGCGGTGCGCGAACTGTCGGAAGTCGAGCGCACGCGGCGCAATGTCGGCATCCTGATCGACTGGAGACTCTATCTTTCGCGCGAATATAGCGCCTATCTGGAGCTGACCGTCGCGGCGCGCACCGACGCCGAACTGAAGGCGACCTTCATTCCCAAGGCGCGCCGTCACGACCGGGTCTGGCGCGACGAACTGGCGCGCGTCTTCCCGGAATGGGCGAGCGACCCGGAGCTGTTGTCGCGCTCGCGCCGGCTCGTCCAGTCGGTGATGAGCGGCATGGTGCTGAACCGCGACATCTGGGAAGACCCGGCGATGGAAAAGTCCCTGCTCGCCTTCCTCTCCCATGCGCTCGTCCAGGTCCGCGATGGCGCGCTGGACTGGCCTGACGGCACCGATCTCGACATCTAG